CGCTTTCCTCAAAGAGCAGCTGCATCCCCAGGCAGATGCCCAGCAAGGGGATCCCGCTGGCGACTGCTTGCTTCAGCGGCTCGACCCACCCGCGCGCCGTCAGCCCGGCCATTCCATCCCCGAAGGCGCCCACTCCGGGCAGCACGATCTTCTCCGCCCAGTCCAGGTCCTCCGGGCGCTCGCTGAGGCGCACCTCCGCCCCCAGCCGCCGGAACGCCCGGACCACGTTTCCCAGGTTCCCGATCCCATAATCGATCACCAGCACCCGTGGCATGCGCGCTCCAGCCGGATCGTTTCCCCCTATTTTAGCGCAACCGATTGTTCACTCCCCATTGTGGGTGCATGACGAAGCATAAGTCGGGGGGCGACAGAGCCCTTCTCCTGGATCTTCAAGCCATGGGTGGGGAATTACGGTTTGGGAATCAGGCGAGAGATGGGTGAGAGAGCCCATCCCTTGCTGGGAGGAGGATTATATTCGTGCCCTCATTTGTAGCTGCCCCTGCTGCTTGGATCAGACCTCCGATGGGCCAGACCTTATCTCACCGGCTCTCCGACGCCCGTTCGACGACCTGCCGCGCTGCCTGCAGGTTGACCTCTGGCGCGTGGATCGGAACGACGCAGCCGGTGCCCAGGATGAACCGCCGCCCGCCGGTCCGGGCGATGGCCTCCCGGGCTTCCGCCTCCACGTCCTGAGGGGTCCCCAGCACCAGGGTCTGGATCCGGGAGAGCCCTCCCAGCACAGCCCCCCGCACTTTCTCCTTTCCCTCCTCCAGCGCGGGCGGCGTCTCCCGATCGTGCCAGTTCCAGACGGCAACCGGGTAATCCACGAAAAGATCGAACATCACCGCCTCCCCATGGAGGTGGAGGATGTTCAGCCAGGCGTCGATCGCCACCTCCAGGATCGCCAGATCATAGGGGCGACCGAAGGCCCGATATTCCTCCGGGGAAAGCAGGAGGTAAGAGGCATGCTGGACCGCGTAGAAGATCCCGTCCACCCCGAGTTCCAGGGCCGCGCGGATGAAACGGCGGGTGCTTTCCGTGATGGTCCGGAGACCCATCTCGAGC
Above is a genomic segment from Thermoflexus sp. containing:
- a CDS encoding uroporphyrinogen decarboxylase family protein, which encodes MEKRERLQAAIQGDAVDRPPVALWRHFPVADQDPSAFAEAVIGFQRRFDFDFVKITPASSYCVRDWGVEDRWEGDTEGTRRYIRHPVQEPRDWAALPVLDPTRGALREHLEAVARIRQALPEVPVVVTVFSPLAQAKNLAGPERLLLHLRRHPEALEMGLRTITESTRRFIRAALELGVDGIFYAVQHASYLLLSPEEYRAFGRPYDLAILEVAIDAWLNILHLHGEAVMFDLFVDYPVAVWNWHDRETPPALEEGKEKVRGAVLGGLSRIQTLVLGTPQDVEAEAREAIARTGGRRFILGTGCVVPIHAPEVNLQAARQVVERASESR